A genomic stretch from Leptospira saintgironsiae includes:
- a CDS encoding thiolase family protein, with the protein MKLETKLAICTPLRTPFAQIAKGLGAYPAHHLGKIVAESIIQKSGIKKEDIDGIVVGEGFPSSPNPARVIANLIGLRDEIPSITLSNNCVSGLEAVSEAARRIILGEGEVFLVIGEESQTDMPFIVKNARLNKKTGSLEKLNKLLPDNLPEGVELRDTLEDGLDDGENSYGMQVTAEILAQNYELSREITDKVAFESFKRTYDASMQGRYEPFIIPVKDQEGNMLKIDEAVELRKGLVENPSRMGRAMLLFDNPQSKFEDFKKKYGKDLKKTHGPTVSIFNASPRSDGAAGVIITTVEKAKALGLKIEGLLSGWRMKGVHPNLMGLGQAVATEGLLEDLQLKLEDMDYVEIHEAYASTAVAAMEQLKMDTGWDWEKRFDEKKINPNGGSIAIGHPFGATGVRLVNNAIMDLQEDPKANKVLLTACAHGGIAGSMLIERYKA; encoded by the coding sequence ATGAAACTCGAAACTAAACTCGCAATTTGCACACCTTTAAGAACTCCATTCGCTCAGATCGCAAAAGGATTGGGGGCTTATCCTGCTCATCATTTGGGTAAGATCGTAGCCGAGAGTATTATACAAAAAAGTGGGATCAAAAAAGAAGATATAGACGGGATCGTAGTGGGAGAAGGTTTCCCAAGTTCTCCGAATCCCGCTCGAGTAATCGCAAATCTGATTGGACTTAGAGATGAAATTCCTTCTATCACTTTATCTAATAACTGTGTATCTGGATTGGAGGCAGTCTCAGAAGCAGCAAGGAGGATTATATTGGGAGAAGGAGAAGTATTTCTCGTAATCGGAGAAGAATCCCAGACTGATATGCCTTTTATAGTAAAAAATGCACGTCTGAATAAGAAAACTGGATCATTAGAAAAATTGAATAAACTCCTACCAGACAACCTTCCGGAAGGAGTGGAGCTTAGAGATACTCTAGAAGATGGTTTAGATGATGGAGAGAATTCTTACGGCATGCAGGTGACTGCGGAGATTCTCGCACAGAACTACGAATTATCTCGTGAGATTACTGATAAGGTTGCATTTGAATCATTTAAACGTACTTACGATGCTTCTATGCAAGGAAGATATGAACCATTTATCATTCCCGTAAAAGACCAAGAAGGTAATATGCTGAAAATTGATGAGGCAGTAGAGCTCAGAAAAGGTCTCGTAGAAAATCCAAGTCGTATGGGAAGAGCAATGCTTCTGTTCGATAATCCTCAAAGCAAGTTTGAAGACTTTAAGAAAAAATACGGTAAAGATCTTAAAAAAACTCATGGACCAACAGTTTCTATCTTCAATGCAAGTCCACGTTCAGATGGAGCTGCAGGAGTGATTATCACCACCGTAGAAAAAGCAAAAGCTCTTGGCTTAAAGATAGAAGGATTACTTTCAGGCTGGAGAATGAAAGGAGTTCATCCGAATCTGATGGGACTTGGACAAGCAGTTGCGACTGAAGGTTTGTTAGAAGACCTACAATTGAAATTAGAAGATATGGATTACGTTGAGATCCATGAAGCTTATGCCTCTACTGCTGTTGCCGCTATGGAACAGTTGAAAATGGATACTGGTTGGGATTGGGAAAAAAGATTCGATGAGAAGAAGATCAATCCTAATGGAGGATCTATTGCGATTGGCCACCCATTCGGAGCCACTGGAGTTCGTTTGGTGAATAACGCGATCATGGATTTACAAGAAGATCCTAAAGCAAATAAAGTGTTACTTACTGCATGTGCTCACGGAGGAATCGCTGGTTCCATGCTGATCGAAAGATATAAAGCTTAA
- a CDS encoding thiolase family protein, with the protein MKLDQKLAICTPRRTPFAQIAKALGPYPGHHLGRIVAEDIIAKSGVKKDQIDGIVVGEGFSNAPNSARVIANLIGLRDEVPSITVSNNCVSGIEALSEAARRIILGEGELFLVIGEESQTSMPFVVKNARLNKKAGSLDKLKKLLPDNLPEGVELRDTLEDGLGDGETSYGMQVTAEILAQNYELSREITDKLAFESFKRALEASKAGKYAPFIIPMKDEDGTELTIDEAVGLREGLVENPSRMGRAMLLFDNPQMKFDEFKTKYSKYLKKSHGPTVSIFNASPRSDGAAGVILTTVEKAKALGLKIEAVLSGWKMYGVDPNLMGIGQAYATEALLKDTGVKIEDVDYVEIHEAFAATAVAALVQIEKDTGWKWEQKFDEKKINPNGGSIAIGHPFGATGIRLVNNAIMDLQDDPKAKKVVLTACAHGGIAGAMLIERFEG; encoded by the coding sequence ATGAAACTCGATCAAAAATTGGCGATTTGTACGCCAAGAAGAACTCCCTTCGCTCAAATTGCGAAAGCTTTAGGACCCTATCCTGGCCATCACCTAGGTCGTATAGTGGCTGAAGACATTATTGCAAAGAGTGGAGTTAAAAAAGATCAAATCGACGGAATCGTAGTTGGAGAAGGTTTCTCTAACGCTCCGAACTCCGCGAGAGTGATCGCTAACCTAATCGGACTTAGAGACGAAGTTCCTTCGATCACTGTTTCCAATAACTGTGTATCCGGAATCGAAGCTCTTTCTGAAGCAGCTCGCCGTATTATTCTTGGAGAAGGTGAACTTTTCCTAGTAATCGGAGAAGAGTCCCAAACTTCTATGCCTTTCGTTGTGAAAAACGCAAGATTGAACAAGAAAGCAGGATCTTTGGATAAACTGAAAAAACTTCTTCCTGACAATCTTCCGGAAGGTGTTGAACTTAGAGACACTCTTGAAGACGGACTTGGCGACGGAGAAACTTCTTACGGAATGCAAGTAACTGCTGAGATCCTTGCTCAGAACTACGAGCTTTCTCGTGAGATCACTGACAAATTAGCTTTCGAATCTTTCAAAAGAGCATTAGAAGCTTCTAAAGCAGGAAAATACGCTCCATTCATCATCCCAATGAAAGACGAAGACGGAACTGAACTTACTATTGATGAAGCAGTTGGACTTCGTGAAGGACTTGTTGAAAACCCAAGCCGTATGGGAAGAGCAATGCTTCTTTTTGACAACCCACAAATGAAATTTGATGAGTTCAAAACTAAGTATTCCAAATATCTTAAAAAATCTCACGGACCAACCGTTTCTATCTTTAACGCGAGCCCTCGTTCTGATGGAGCAGCTGGTGTTATCTTAACTACTGTTGAAAAAGCAAAAGCTCTTGGATTAAAGATCGAAGCAGTTCTTTCCGGATGGAAAATGTATGGTGTAGATCCTAACTTGATGGGAATCGGACAAGCTTACGCTACCGAAGCACTTCTTAAAGACACCGGAGTTAAGATTGAAGACGTAGATTACGTTGAGATCCACGAAGCATTTGCAGCTACTGCAGTTGCAGCTCTTGTTCAAATCGAAAAAGATACCGGTTGGAAATGGGAGCAAAAATTCGACGAGAAGAAGATCAACCCTAATGGTGGATCTATCGCTATCGGTCACCCATTCGGAGCTACTGGTATCCGTTTGGTGAACAATGCGATCATGGACCTTCAAGACGACCCTAAAGCTAAAAAAGTAGTTCTTACTGCTTGCGCTCACGGTGGAATTGCAGGAGCTATGCTCATCGAAAGATTCGAAGGTTAA
- a CDS encoding thioesterase family protein — MSVTEKEQVRTRFSDLDTQRHTTSRTYEDSCLGDRYRILEEAGYSWKRMIEESVRLQTVGADIRFLAQQMENTELSIRTNYRSGQDGLLTFSQEVLDPNGKVAAEIRTLARTEKDGKPFQLIVAQDPSEELISSFESIPPFSGSCERTLAVRDLFYCERNPFGDYNPSHYWRLLEEGRWNFTAECGLSLEDLVAMDTTLFYMGGKIRYRKPLAAGRRAKIQTWIHSFDKIWSRMRQEVSDSETGEILAESMDDLLVVSVSKSRPKKPGEDLLKVFARVTEFPEGASK; from the coding sequence ATGTCTGTTACGGAAAAAGAACAAGTCAGAACCAGATTTTCGGATCTAGATACGCAAAGACATACCACTAGCAGGACTTATGAGGATTCTTGCCTAGGGGATAGATATCGTATCTTAGAAGAAGCGGGATATTCTTGGAAAAGAATGATCGAAGAATCAGTTCGATTACAAACCGTCGGGGCAGATATACGCTTTCTTGCTCAACAAATGGAAAACACTGAGTTATCCATACGCACTAATTATCGTTCCGGCCAAGATGGCCTATTAACCTTCTCCCAAGAAGTTTTGGATCCAAACGGAAAAGTTGCCGCGGAGATCAGAACATTAGCAAGAACGGAGAAGGACGGAAAACCTTTCCAGTTAATTGTAGCCCAAGATCCTTCCGAAGAATTAATCTCTTCATTTGAATCTATACCGCCTTTTTCCGGATCTTGCGAGCGCACACTTGCAGTAAGGGATCTTTTCTACTGCGAAAGAAATCCATTCGGTGACTATAATCCTTCTCATTATTGGAGACTATTGGAAGAAGGTCGCTGGAATTTCACTGCAGAATGTGGACTTAGCCTAGAGGATCTGGTCGCAATGGATACCACACTTTTCTATATGGGTGGAAAGATCCGTTATCGTAAACCTCTCGCCGCAGGTAGAAGAGCTAAGATACAAACTTGGATTCATAGTTTTGATAAAATTTGGAGCCGTATGAGACAAGAAGTCAGCGACTCCGAAACTGGAGAAATTTTAGCGGAATCCATGGATGATCTACTCGTAGTATCCGTAAGCAAGTCTAGACCTAAAAAACCTGGAGAAGATTTGCTGAAAGTATTCGCAAGGGTCACCGAGTTTCCTGAGGGAGCCTCCAAATGA
- a CDS encoding TetR/AcrR family transcriptional regulator encodes MTAQRKKRDSGASVRERILDTATDLFYKQGFSNTGMRQIIQESGSVAASLYDHFPSKKELGIAYLARQEEKTLSDLASLMERYPEVQEFLRAWVILKERQIRHHEFFGDPFAGFANQVMDADPEYTEFLKGIAEKWTKMIRDYLSRAVASGQFSRTMDIQYTSRRVLMAYHGSITLWRMTKDLRYIREMEDSLREIFEDYTAK; translated from the coding sequence ATGACCGCTCAGAGAAAAAAAAGAGATTCCGGTGCCAGTGTCCGAGAAAGAATTCTAGATACTGCGACAGATCTTTTCTATAAACAGGGATTTTCCAATACCGGAATGAGACAGATTATCCAAGAATCCGGTTCAGTAGCTGCTAGTCTTTACGATCATTTTCCTTCTAAAAAAGAATTAGGGATCGCCTACCTTGCTCGTCAGGAAGAAAAGACTCTTTCTGATCTTGCTTCTCTTATGGAAAGATATCCAGAGGTCCAAGAATTTTTAAGAGCTTGGGTGATCTTGAAAGAAAGACAGATCCGCCATCATGAATTTTTCGGAGATCCGTTTGCAGGTTTTGCAAATCAAGTTATGGATGCGGATCCTGAATATACAGAATTTCTAAAAGGTATCGCTGAAAAATGGACCAAGATGATCAGAGATTATCTTAGTCGCGCAGTTGCTTCAGGACAATTTTCTAGAACTATGGATATACAATATACTTCTAGAAGAGTTTTGATGGCGTATCATGGTTCCATCACTCTTTGGAGAATGACCAAAGATCTACGCTATATCAGAGAAATGGAAGATAGTCTTAGAGAAATTTTCGAAGACTATACCGCTAAATAA
- a CDS encoding CASTOR/POLLUX-related putative ion channel has product MSRGGGSVFAALMTLFLGAFVFLSFVRILGAFFFPDESIKESGDFLWRVFLQISDAGAVAEDGESNGFNKIIGILSVFSGLVLFSSLVAFITNQFDQKIQELRKGKSEVLESGHTLILGFGIRTIEILRELIEANSSESGKAAVILADKDKEEMDDFLSENLQNTKTTKIITRSGLPSHLHSLKKVNASKAKSIIILNPSGSEESEEGKSIGDAKVLKSIMALVALNGESGLPPIVAELHGLENRNIATDLSESVQVMDERSILSKLLVQTSRTSGLAIVYSNLVGFEGNEIYFYKPKNGWRGLNFSEISFRFKESVPLGFRKINGTIILNPTPEYLPENEEDAIILAEDDSKIKFDDKPVTVNAALSYPNTTLSRPIDKQLIIGWNSKSKIIVNEYAKFSSPDSQIDLLINESNEEIKNALAKLKTKYPQIKLRSLIANLSQEGILEKLSPEQYDSVIFLAEEKENIEEVDARTISLLLRFRQYFKKKHQAGGKKAETQLITEIMNSENTELVLETGVKDFLISNQFVSKMMAQVSQEPDIMRVYDSLFDPDGSEIYLKPAFLYFEDFPKRVNFADCMLAAQQRKETCFGIRIVSEETDESKGYGVYLIPDKLEYFTLHESDSLIVLSEDQS; this is encoded by the coding sequence ATGTCTAGGGGAGGAGGTTCCGTATTCGCGGCATTGATGACTCTCTTCTTAGGAGCATTCGTATTCTTATCTTTTGTAAGGATCCTCGGAGCGTTCTTCTTTCCGGATGAATCCATTAAAGAGTCAGGCGATTTTTTATGGAGAGTATTTTTACAAATCTCCGACGCAGGGGCTGTCGCAGAAGACGGAGAATCCAATGGGTTCAATAAGATCATCGGTATCTTAAGTGTATTTTCAGGTTTGGTTTTATTTTCGAGCTTAGTTGCATTTATCACAAACCAATTCGATCAAAAAATACAAGAGCTCAGAAAGGGAAAAAGTGAAGTTTTAGAATCTGGTCATACTTTAATCTTAGGATTCGGAATACGGACCATTGAAATATTAAGAGAATTGATAGAAGCAAACTCTTCTGAATCAGGAAAGGCAGCTGTTATACTCGCGGACAAAGACAAGGAAGAAATGGATGATTTCCTTTCGGAAAATTTACAAAATACGAAGACAACAAAAATTATCACAAGATCAGGATTACCTTCTCATCTTCATTCCTTAAAAAAAGTAAATGCTTCCAAGGCAAAAAGTATCATCATACTAAATCCTTCAGGTTCGGAGGAATCAGAAGAAGGTAAATCTATAGGAGATGCAAAAGTATTAAAGTCCATCATGGCACTCGTTGCATTAAACGGGGAATCTGGACTTCCTCCAATAGTCGCAGAACTCCATGGATTAGAAAATCGAAATATTGCTACAGATCTTTCCGAATCAGTTCAGGTAATGGATGAAAGAAGTATTCTTTCTAAATTGCTTGTACAAACTTCCAGGACTTCTGGTCTTGCGATCGTGTATTCTAATTTGGTTGGTTTTGAAGGGAATGAGATCTATTTTTATAAACCTAAGAATGGCTGGAGAGGTTTAAATTTTTCTGAAATTTCATTTAGATTCAAAGAGTCTGTTCCATTGGGTTTCAGAAAAATTAACGGAACTATCATTTTAAACCCAACTCCTGAATATTTACCAGAGAATGAAGAAGACGCAATCATTCTTGCAGAAGATGATTCTAAGATCAAATTTGATGATAAACCTGTGACTGTGAATGCAGCACTTTCTTATCCGAATACAACTTTATCTAGGCCAATCGATAAACAATTGATCATTGGCTGGAATTCTAAGAGTAAGATCATCGTGAATGAATACGCAAAATTTTCTTCTCCCGATTCTCAAATTGATCTTTTGATAAACGAATCCAACGAAGAGATCAAAAATGCTCTCGCAAAACTGAAAACAAAATATCCTCAGATCAAACTAAGATCCTTGATCGCAAATCTTTCCCAAGAAGGCATTTTGGAAAAACTTTCTCCTGAACAGTATGATTCCGTAATATTCTTAGCGGAAGAAAAGGAAAATATTGAAGAAGTAGATGCAAGAACCATTTCTCTTCTATTAAGATTTCGCCAATACTTTAAGAAGAAGCACCAAGCTGGTGGTAAAAAGGCAGAAACTCAGCTAATTACGGAAATTATGAATTCCGAAAATACAGAATTAGTTTTGGAAACTGGAGTGAAAGATTTTTTAATCTCAAACCAATTTGTTTCCAAAATGATGGCCCAGGTTTCCCAAGAACCAGATATAATGAGAGTGTATGATAGTTTATTCGATCCGGATGGAAGTGAGATCTATCTTAAACCTGCATTTTTATATTTCGAAGATTTTCCAAAACGTGTAAATTTTGCAGACTGCATGTTAGCGGCTCAACAAAGAAAGGAAACCTGTTTTGGAATTAGGATTGTCTCGGAAGAAACAGATGAGTCCAAGGGTTACGGAGTCTATCTGATCCCGGATAAATTGGAATATTTTACCTTACACGAATCTGATTCTTTGATCGTCTTATCCGAAGATCAATCTTAG
- a CDS encoding DUF6055 domain-containing protein codes for MRLKIFQIVFYTLLFASAFYAQGQAPKVDLENGSNFPKYNLSNWKTAPSSWEELDKFPFPEGKDFALKIPNAVGYYTGPDGGTVYQWSPGVYKWDLKDGTSFMHRSSEEWGLEKEGIKIYSWPKKCANCQSEKVFTFPDKSQITASFYSVAGKLEYLYENPAEKKFFRFTKPGRYGKLSEEKDRFYFEFEPKNSLFVHAFTESKTTKDFFRKAENDFDLVSSSKILVAFFQDTKSFREFNNIAGIVCSGGRGGIYGISFCDPSSEKDMILEDPDPEIKRHQYSTQPTHMVYHEITHHMQQIRCGTIRTGKSQPPIVQPAWLVEGHAEFVAQYGWPKYKGTKYREYYENFILKKNKLYLEKSDPYLAGFLAMDFISQKYGNSKVRDLWDKTCEGENIDSALKSVLNSNVSKLQSDLLNYLDSESKDLPAKFLEWEIIGTITLPFASSEASSFKTEEIADLTNITDPSSIPDIRIPFSLKIESLKGKAEGVFQSSRKERVYLFKNGTYRFETPKYQVNVFPDGTTSFTSEKNLITVWGNGTRKWDSGGKTLTYFPPKQ; via the coding sequence TTGAGACTAAAAATTTTTCAGATCGTATTTTATACTCTGCTCTTTGCTTCTGCATTTTATGCACAAGGCCAGGCACCCAAAGTAGATTTGGAAAATGGTTCTAATTTTCCCAAGTATAATTTATCAAATTGGAAAACCGCTCCTTCCAGTTGGGAAGAATTGGATAAATTTCCTTTTCCAGAAGGAAAAGATTTTGCATTAAAAATCCCGAATGCAGTTGGATATTATACAGGTCCAGATGGCGGAACTGTTTATCAATGGAGTCCTGGAGTTTATAAATGGGATCTGAAAGATGGAACTAGTTTTATGCATAGATCCTCTGAGGAATGGGGATTAGAAAAAGAAGGAATTAAGATCTACTCCTGGCCCAAAAAATGCGCAAACTGCCAATCAGAGAAAGTATTTACCTTTCCAGATAAATCCCAAATCACAGCTTCTTTTTATTCTGTGGCTGGTAAGTTAGAATACTTGTATGAGAACCCTGCAGAAAAAAAATTCTTTAGATTCACTAAGCCGGGAAGATACGGAAAACTTTCAGAAGAGAAGGATCGTTTTTATTTCGAGTTCGAACCTAAAAACTCTCTTTTCGTTCATGCATTTACAGAATCCAAAACTACTAAAGATTTTTTTAGAAAGGCGGAGAATGATTTCGATCTGGTATCTTCTTCCAAGATACTCGTAGCTTTCTTTCAGGATACTAAGTCTTTTAGAGAATTCAATAATATAGCAGGGATAGTATGTAGTGGAGGAAGAGGTGGGATTTACGGGATCAGTTTCTGTGACCCAAGTTCTGAGAAAGATATGATCCTAGAAGATCCAGATCCTGAAATCAAAAGACATCAATATTCTACCCAACCTACTCATATGGTCTATCATGAGATCACTCATCATATGCAGCAGATCCGATGTGGCACAATTCGAACCGGAAAAAGCCAGCCTCCTATTGTTCAACCTGCTTGGCTTGTAGAAGGTCATGCCGAGTTTGTAGCCCAATACGGTTGGCCAAAATATAAAGGAACCAAGTATAGAGAATATTATGAAAACTTTATTCTCAAAAAAAATAAGTTGTACTTGGAAAAATCAGATCCTTATCTTGCAGGATTTTTAGCAATGGACTTCATTTCTCAAAAATACGGGAATTCTAAGGTCAGAGACCTCTGGGATAAAACCTGCGAAGGAGAAAATATAGATTCTGCATTAAAATCAGTTCTCAACTCTAATGTTTCCAAATTACAATCGGATCTATTGAACTATTTGGATTCTGAATCAAAAGATCTTCCTGCAAAATTTTTGGAATGGGAAATCATTGGAACTATTACCTTACCTTTTGCTTCTTCGGAAGCTTCTTCTTTTAAAACGGAAGAAATTGCGGACTTAACAAATATTACTGATCCCTCTTCTATTCCTGATATTAGGATTCCTTTCTCTTTGAAGATAGAATCTCTAAAAGGTAAAGCAGAAGGAGTGTTTCAATCTTCGAGAAAGGAAAGAGTTTATCTTTTTAAGAATGGAACCTATAGATTCGAAACTCCAAAGTATCAGGTGAATGTATTCCCTGATGGAACTACAAGTTTTACTTCTGAAAAAAATTTGATTACTGTTTGGGGAAATGGAACAAGGAAATGGGACTCCGGCGGAAAAACTCTTACGTATTTTCCGCCGAAACAATAA
- a CDS encoding esterase/lipase family protein produces MKRDHLTYLPEKGNIRPVIVQHLAEIYHHIYYFFCHILGIFIELPDHTEGYKRPIVCVSGFLGRGLTWTAMRKHLISLGHPVYVVPLGFQTGNIRKKSKILENFLIEKNIKDCYLICHSMGGLIAAGLSYKGRDRVRKIFVVGSPMHGTYMAYLAPIFPCTWQMMPGSKLVKEVVETYSKFHNVQAVFTKGEGIVRPWESATLGHFDDVEIPEYGHLNLYLGPLGIECLGSLVTSEEKKDPLPIKQKPAAKEDTKKEAVTSAPSKKVSPKTSVAKKTSPAKKKVAKAAPKKAKPKKKR; encoded by the coding sequence ATGAAGAGAGACCATCTTACTTACCTTCCCGAAAAAGGGAATATCCGTCCTGTAATCGTACAACATTTAGCTGAGATCTATCACCATATATATTATTTTTTCTGTCATATCCTGGGGATCTTTATAGAACTTCCGGATCATACTGAGGGATATAAACGCCCCATCGTATGTGTTTCTGGATTTTTAGGAAGAGGTCTTACCTGGACCGCGATGCGCAAACATTTAATCTCTCTTGGGCATCCTGTATATGTGGTTCCACTTGGTTTCCAGACCGGGAATATCCGTAAAAAAAGTAAGATACTTGAGAATTTTCTAATAGAGAAGAATATCAAAGATTGTTATTTGATCTGCCACTCCATGGGAGGACTTATCGCTGCAGGTTTAAGTTATAAGGGAAGAGATAGAGTCAGAAAAATATTCGTGGTAGGATCTCCTATGCACGGAACTTATATGGCTTACCTTGCTCCGATCTTTCCTTGCACCTGGCAGATGATGCCTGGATCCAAATTGGTTAAGGAAGTTGTAGAAACTTATTCAAAATTTCATAATGTACAAGCGGTCTTTACAAAGGGAGAAGGTATCGTCCGTCCTTGGGAAAGCGCTACTCTCGGTCATTTTGATGATGTAGAGATCCCTGAATATGGACATTTGAATTTATACTTAGGACCGCTAGGAATAGAATGCCTTGGCTCTTTAGTTACTTCAGAAGAGAAGAAGGACCCACTTCCGATTAAACAAAAACCAGCTGCTAAGGAAGATACGAAGAAGGAAGCAGTTACTTCTGCTCCTTCCAAAAAAGTTTCTCCTAAAACTTCTGTTGCTAAGAAAACAAGTCCTGCCAAAAAGAAAGTAGCTAAAGCTGCTCCTAAAAAAGCAAAACCCAAGAAGAAACGTTAA